The Gadus chalcogrammus isolate NIFS_2021 chromosome 14, NIFS_Gcha_1.0, whole genome shotgun sequence sequence catgtgtgattgtaagtcgctttggatgaaagcgtcacCAAAAATCCCGTAAATGTAACATGGTTGCACCACATCAAGGCCCAGTGAGAGCACAGCGCTACAGAAAAGACTGAGGACTACAGCCTCGTCCATTCCCGGAGACATGTTGTTTTACTGAGCTCCGCGGGCGCCCCTGCCTTCGCTCTCCTCTGACCCAACACAAGCTGTCAAGCCCCCTGACAAAGCAGCAGGTTTAGATGGATAACCGGACCACTGCTAACCACAGTTACATTCCCTCACGGACAATAATGATGTCACTGGGTTGAATGGTTAGGtctgggcaggtgtgtgtgtgtgtgtgtgtgtgtgtgtgtgtgtgtgtgtgtgtgtgtgtgtgtgtgtgtgtgtgtgtgtgtgtgtgtgtgtgtgtgtgtgtgtgtgtgtgtgtgtttgtgagtctgtttgtgtgagtctgtttTTGTGGGTGTCTTTGTTTgcacgcaagtgtgtgtgtgcatgtgggtgtgtttgtttgtgtgtgggtgtatgtgtctatttgtgatgtgtttgtgtgtttgtttgtgcgtgtttgggtgtgagtgtttgtgtgtctatttgtgaagtgtttgtgtgtgcgtgtttgtgtgtgcgtgtatgtgtctatttgtgatgtgtttgtgtgtgcgtgtttttgtgtgggtttgtgtgtgtctatgtgtgacatgtctgtgtgtttgtgtgtgtgtgtttgtgtgtgagtgagtgtgtgtctatttgtgatgtgtttgtgtgtgcgtgtttgtgtgtgggtgtatgtgtctatttgcgatgtgtttgtgtgtgtgtgtttgtgtgtgagtgtgtgtgtgtctatttgtgatgtgtctgtgtgtggtgtgaattGTCTGACTCCACTGGTCACTCAGCTTATGTTGTTCCGACTGATTGTTGTTGCTAGGGGCCGACTCCTGCGAGGTGACAGGCCATCggtctctctctggcctctccctctcccctcctctctctctctctctctctctctctctctctctctctctctctctctctctctctctctctctctccctttctcctcctctctctctcctctctctctccctccctctccctctcccctcctctctctctctctctctctctctctctctctctctctctctctctctctgcagacgGCCGATTGAGTCCCACTGTGACGCCTCCCCGGGCGGAACGAGCTGGGAGAGGCCGTTGACCACTGACACGGTGAGAGCCCGGTCCCACAGGTTATTACCTCCAGGCCACACAGGTCGCACGCAAGACCACAACACATGGACcggctcacgcacacacgcacacacacacacacacacacacacacacacgcacacacgcacacgcacacacgcacacgcacacacacacacacacacacacacacacacacacacacgcacatacacaggcacccacacgcagacacgcactcacacagaggcacgcacacaaactcaggCAAACAGTCACATGCATGTAGGAattcacaaacagacagacacacgtgaacacacacacgcacacacgcacacacacacacacacacacacacacacacacacacacacacacacacacacacacacacacacacacacacacacacacacacacatgcatgaacatatgcacatccacaaacacacagagatacacacatgcacatgcacacacataaacccaggTATAGGAACATATACCCACCATATCAACAGGCATAGCTCCATCATATGTACAGATATTCAGGAATATGTACACGTTTCCGATTTGAGATCATTGTACATTAAATGTAGAAGCAGTGCAGAATTAGATAACGGAAACCCTGCAATATATTATATTTGGATCGAAATGGTCCACTTCAGAAAGTACATCTTTGTTGGTTTACTTTTGACTATGTCACAGGTACaacactgccatctagtggtccATTTATaggaaggcaaggcaaggcaatgcgtgtgtgtgtgtgtgtgtgtgtgtgtgtgtgtgtgtgtgtgtgtgtgtgtgtgtgtgtgtgtgtgtgtgtgtgtgtgtgtgtgtgtgtgtgtgtgtgtgtgtgtgtgtgtgtgtgtgtgtgtgtgtgtgtgtgtgtgtgtgtgtgtgtgtgtgcgtgcgtgcgagagagagagagagagagagagagagagagagagagagagagagagagagagagagagagagagagagagagagacacattgttttgtttgtgtgtcaaacATGATCATAGTTTTCCAAGTATGTAGTTTTCCCAACAGAGACATTATTACGCAATATAAGTCTGAACTTAAATTAATATGAGTTGTGTCACGcaagacacgcacacgcccatCCAACTATTTTGATCAATAGTGTGATACTAGGAGACAAAGGGGGAGGGTGTGAgccagggcgagagagagagagagagagtaaagctTAGACAGCTCTCTCACATTCCGATGGCTCATTCCACACTCCCACTCGGTCCCATACGCACTGGAGCAGCCCTAGACCTGTCTGTGGGTCACACTAGTCCTCTGACAGCCAGCACTTGTTGGTCTCCAGGACTTATTGATGCGACGGGACAGCAGGGCAAACACAAGGTAACGTTAAGCTAAGCGTAAAGCAGAGTCTCCTGCTAAACTTCCAACCACTTGTTTATCCATATCCATTTATCCTTGTTTACCGTTTGATTAGATAATTCATGGATAGTCTTCTTTGTTGAAATTGACACTGAAAAGGTTAACCACTTCGTGGTGAAATAATGATAGACTACGCTGAGTTAATTTGTTAATGATGTTTTTGTGAACCATCGCACTCTTCAACGATGCATCACTAATGAGACGCTCTGATATGTGTGGGCTATGACGTCACTTGCATTACGCAAACCAATTATGtaattaaaaaacgacactgaTGTACGATGAACTGATTTGTCTTGGCGTAACATAATTAGGTAGAATCCATCTACATGAGGCACTGTTTACATCTGGTAAagaccatatcatttgtaagcCTCGAGGTTTTAACTGCTGTTATCCCAACTTAAAAATAATATCATGCAACACAAATAGTAAACATTGGAAAcgtgaatttattttattttatttcagtcaatttattaaatcaaataaataaattcaaaaaAGCATAATTGACATAAGAAAACAAACGgcaacattgccaaagcaggtgaacaattaGGAGGCCAAAGTATAAAATGTtgtacactatatatatatatatatatatagctgtcATCATGGTGTGTTTGTAACTGAGACTGAACGGAGGAATGTGAGGCGGAGTCTGCGTAAAGAATGTCAGTGTGTTCTTCCACATTCCAAGCTTCACCTGCCTGGACTCTGCGCTATCAGAGAGGAGCTGCTGCGGGTTTCTATTGGCCTTTAAACGCTCACTCGACTGGCCTCTTGCCAAGAGGAGGGGTTTCAGTTTCAACTGAAACTCTTTTGTGCTCTGTATTGTGCACTTTTTTGTTAATCGCAAATCTCTGCACTCTGGCAATGAGATGCGCTGCGTATTATTCAAATCGCGTTATGGACACGTCACTGCGGTTTGCATGGAGCGCCTTTTGTTTTGGTGGGAATCACAGCTCGTTCTTTTGTTAAGATTTAAACTTCtatgtgtgttggtgatggCTCGTTATGGTATTGCAGTTGCACTATAGCCCTGCCaacatttacttatttttcACCCTTACTACAAGAACACTGATGTATTCCCGAGTACATATTATCTTCAATATTTtagattgcatgtgtgtgtgtgtgtgtgtgtgtgtgtgtgtgtgtgtgtgtgtgtgtgtgtgtgtgtgtgtgtgtgtgtgtgtgtgtgtgtgtgtgtgtgtgtgtgtgtgtgtgtgtgtgtgtgtgtgtgtgtgtgtgtgagaatcagTTTGTCTGTCCTGACAACATGTCACCAGAAAGCTGGTCCTACTGGTTTGTGACGCCACTGCCTGTCGATAAGGGCCCATCTCCATTACTCGCTCAGGAAGTGCAGAAACAGCCTGAGGTCGCAGGGTAAGAGCGCAGTATAGAGTAGATGTGAGGAGAGGGGGTACTAAGTACTGTCCCTCGGACATTAGGGTTGATAATGTTCTCATCTAGGGTTCAGCTCCGCTGTTCAGCTTCAGGCTTGTCACAGTCGCTGATTGAGTGTTAGTGTTATATGTTGCATGGAGGCTTCCTTATGCAATCCCTTTTTCCTTCAACTTGTTCGAAAATGGGTGCAGGTTTACCGAGCTAGCCTTCGTCAAACTGAGTATTATCACCTTGATGGGGCAATGTTTATGCTCAGTGTTGATGTTTTAGGGCTAACCCCCTAGGCAGGTCAATGCTAGGGCATCTTTTCTCTCTCATGAAACCAAAGGAGACATTTAGAtgattttggttttgtttctgATGAATAAAGCTATGGAAGTAAAACAGAAGCTTAGCAGCAATGAGAGAACCTCACCGCATCAACACATGAATGTGTTGCTAATTGCTAATCAAAAGATTACCTGGATCAACCTTGTAATTATTCTCTATTGTTCCTCCACAGTTTCTGTCCAGGTTACCTGATGGAGCCATGCTCTTCTGAATAggcgtggtgatggagctgAAGGTGTGGGTGGATGGTGTGGTCAGAGTGGTGTGTGGCCTATCGTACACCACTTCCTGCCAGGATGTGGTCATTGCTCTCGCTCAGGCCATTGGTAAGTCTGCCCAACATGTTGACATCTACTCTCGGGACCTCAGGAGTTTACAGTGGTTTTAATTCAACAGTTTCATCTTGTAGTATGGTATATGGACAGACAGAAGAGACACTAAACACACATATCTTAACCACACCAAACGTTTGACTTGACCACATCTAACCGTTGGATCCAATACATAAACACGACCATCTCTTACCCGATACTTAACTATAGAACCATAGAACTAAGTGccgagcactaacaattgttaggtaaACCCAATAGCCGTACACAACAGATAGCTAGGTTGAAACAAAACCAATCTGAACATGCAGTATGTCTTAAGACATACTGCATAAGACATATGCAGTATGCAGTATGTACATACTGCATTCCGTATGACATACATACGGAATGAcaattcctagtctgtcttacatagttttgatagggcaatatgtaaagcgtcttagagtaccatattaagcgctatataaatttgattttatattgttattattatgagaATGGTGGTCATGTTTCATGGCCAAATGGTAGCTAAAGCCTCTCCCATTGGATGAACTCTGAGTCCTAACCCGTCACTGCATGGTTTTCCTACAGGCCAGACGGGCCGCTACATCCTCGTCCTGAAGCTGCGAGGCACGGAGCGCCAGCTCCTCGCCACCGACTGCCCGCTGCAGGCCGTGGCTCAGCTGGGTCAGCAGGCCACTGAGGTCCAGTTCGTCCTGCGACGGACGGGCCACGCCCTCAGCGACGGCCCCCATGAGTCCAAGACGGACgggcagctgctgctgccgagACAACCGGAGCCACCGAGCCAACCCCAGAAGGCCCAGTCCTTCCACCTGGGTCCCTCCACGTTcccaaggaggaagaggaccagGGCGTACTCGCCATCGCCCAGAGCCTCCCCAGAGCCCAGGGCCTCCCCGGTCTCCTTCCAGGAACCTGTCCACCCTGTTAAGACGAGTCAGCCCCTCGGCTCCAAAGAGGAGGCCTTCAGGCAGATACTGAAGCAGCAGGAGTGGCTCTATGACCTGGAGGTGCAGCTTCAGGCTCTGAAGTGTGAGCTGCGGGATTGCGAGAGGAGCTCTGGTCCCACGCCCGTCCCCTCCCCGACGcccagcctggaggaggagctggaggagctggagacgaGGACCAGGCAGAACGAGGCAGAGCTCATGCACGCTGAACACTGGGAAGAGCAGCTCGAGGAGGAGTTGGACCTTGAAGATGGTTGGTGTTTTGCTGAAAGCAGGATTTATTTTCTACTACTTGAGGCTAAAAAGTGTAACATATTTAACTTAATTTGAAATTCTTTCACTCTTGCCTGTTTTATGCCCATAAACATTGCACACACAGAGAATTACGTACAAGATTGGGTACAATTCGGTCAGGCTGTGTGTAAATATTCGCTAAATCTCGGATTGCAATTAGTCTGTGTTAATCTTGTTGACTTGTTCTCTCCAGATATGCACGGACGCCTAGACACCATCTCCTCCAACATCGACGACCATATCTCCAggctccaggacctccaggcccATTCGACCAAGCTGGGGCACGACTTGCAGCTGGAACAGAGCTCCGTTCCGCAGCCAGACGACCACGCCCTGCCCTCCCTGAGACAGGAGCTCCAGAGTCGCCTGCAGGAAGGGAATGCACTCGCGGCACTGCTGTCGGAAAAGGAGAGGGAACTACAAGCTGTGAAAGTAATGCTGGAGGTGTATGTTCATTCTGACACTAAACTTGACTGAAAGGTTtaaatgtactgtatattttgCACCGTATTGAAGTAGATCATTTCGGTGTGTTACAACGCCCTCCCTAGGCCAAACTATGTATCGCAGCCCCACCAGACCAGGTTATTCGTTATTTTCATGTGGCTAAAGGATAAAAGTTATACAGGTATTGCCAATAAATTGAAATTCATGTAAATTGTAAATTTTAATTTTCATTGGAACTCAGCATCGTTAACagttacattcagggcatttagcagacacttttatccaaagcgacttagaataagtacatttgtctgaagaaagagaaacactaTGCACCACCATGACTAACCTCCTCTGCCCTGCTTCTCTTTAGGAGAGGAGCCAGCTGATGGAGGAGTGTGACAAGGACCTGAGACAGCTCAAGCTTCAGCAGTTCATCCAGCAGGCTGGCGTGACTGCAGGCCCACCCGACTCAGAGCAGTGGGAGAACCCCTATCCCCCAGACCCCTCGGCCCAATGGGAGAACCCCTATCTCCCGGCCCCCTCGGACCGGTACCTCTCCAACGCGGGCCTCATGGAGGACGACCTGAACGAAGCTGTCAGCGTGTGCTGAGGCGTTCAGTCGTCACGCACACACTATGAACTCAATAATAAACAGCTTCGGTCCATGGGGATTATATCGATGTGTTGTAAGAGTGGCATCTTTACGAAAAAGTGTGTCACATATTTTGCTGTGAACAGTTTTATCGGTCGTGaactagtgtttgtgtgtgtgttcaaaagaTTCAATATATGAAGGATTTATATTTTTAGTGTTAGCGTTTAACATGTTTATTATTTGATACAAACaattttgtttaaataaaagagTGAAACCAATGGCTGATGATTGGATATTGATTTTTTATCACCAGTTCGAGTTCCTTTTGAGTTTATGATGGTGTAGAAACGGCCAATAGTCGCTTTGGACTTTAGTTTCACAGCGCGTATCGTCCAATCGTGCGATGGAGCAACCTAAGGAGTCTAACCAATGAGGCACCAGCGTTTTCAAAACACGGAAGTAGTTCCATCGAGCACTATAATGCATTTAGCCGTGGAACAATAGATGCGTAAAAGGTAATATGATCAAAAAGTATGCATACGATTCTGCATTTACTTGAGAAGAAGGTTGTCTCGCAATGTAACGCTCACGTACCTACTACCCAGAGAGACCACAACATGTGTAACCTAATTTACTGCTCTCATCTTTGTAATACAGACACTTCCTCTCGGGACCAGCAGGGGCCGCTGTTCGGCCCTTTGTATGTAGGTCACGGGTAATGGTCTCAACTAGTTAAAATAACATTGACCTCGCTGGAGCTTTGGTCAATTGAACACCTGCCTAGCTACCAAATATTAATGTTGGCGTCCCATGTTGACAGCGCTTTAAAAAGGGTAAAAGGTCATTCATT is a genomic window containing:
- the LOC130403923 gene encoding ras association domain-containing protein 8-like isoform X1, yielding MELKVWVDGVVRVVCGLSYTTSCQDVVIALAQAIGQTGRYILVLKLRGTERQLLATDCPLQAVAQLGQQATEVQFVLRRTGHALSDGPHESKTDGQLLLPRQPEPPSQPQKAQSFHLGPSTFPRRKRTRAYSPSPRASPEPRASPVSFQEPVHPVKTSQPLGSKEEAFRQILKQQEWLYDLEVQLQALKCELRDCERSSGPTPVPSPTPSLEEELEELETRTRQNEAELMHAEHWEEQLEEELDLEDDMHGRLDTISSNIDDHISRLQDLQAHSTKLGHDLQLEQSSVPQPDDHALPSLRQELQSRLQEGNALAALLSEKERELQAVKVMLEERSQLMEECDKDLRQLKLQQFIQQAGVTAGPPDSEQWENPYPPDPSAQWENPYLPAPSDRYLSNAGLMEDDLNEAVSVC
- the LOC130403923 gene encoding ras association domain-containing protein 7-like isoform X3; the protein is MELKVWVDGVVRVVCGLSYTTSCQDVVIALAQAIGQTGRYILVLKLRGTERQLLATDCPLQAVAQLGQQATEVQFVLRRTGHALSDGPHESKTDGQLLLPRQPEPPSQPQKAQSFHLGPSTFPRRKRTRAYSPSPRASPEPRASPVSFQEPVHPVKTSQPLGSKEEAFRQILKQQEWLYDLEVQLQALKCELRDCERSSGPTPVPSPTPSLEEELEELETRTRQNEAELMHAEHWEEQLEEELDLEDDMHGRLDTISSNIDDHISRLQDLQAHSTKLGHDLQLEQSSVPQPDDHALPSLRQELQSRLQEGNALAALLSEKERELQAVKVMLEVRGAS
- the LOC130403923 gene encoding ras association domain-containing protein 8-like isoform X2, yielding MELKVWVDGVVRVVCGLSYTTSCQDVVIALAQAIGQTGRYILVLKLRGTERQLLATDCPLQAVAQLGQQATEVQFVLRRTGHALSDGPHESKTDGQLLLPRQPEPPSQPQKAQSFHLGPSTFPRRKRTRAYSPSPRASPEPRASPVSFQEPVHPVKTSQPLGSKEEAFRQILKQQEWLYDLEVQLQALKCELRDCERSSGPTPVPSPTPSLEEELEELETRTRQNEAELMHAEHWEEQLEEELDLEDDMHGRLDTISSNIDDHISRLQDLQAHSTKLGHDLQLEQSSVPQPDDHALPSLRQELQSRLQEGNALAALLSEKERELQAVKERSQLMEECDKDLRQLKLQQFIQQAGVTAGPPDSEQWENPYPPDPSAQWENPYLPAPSDRYLSNAGLMEDDLNEAVSVC